A single region of the Rhodococcus sp. W8901 genome encodes:
- the prfA gene encoding peptide chain release factor 1 has translation MAGTTQPSAIDDILAEHAGLEQQLADPALHNDPTAARKAGKRFAELAPVMATYAKLVAAQEDLEAARELAADDSTFAAEVPALEETVTELDKALTDLLAPRDPHDGDDVVLELKSGEGGEESALFASDLARMYVRHAERAGWKVEILDATVSDLGGYKDATISIKSKGDVRDGVWSRLKFEGGVHRVQRVPVTESQGRVHTSAAGVLIYPEPEEVEEVQIDETDLRIDVYRSSGKGGQGVNTTDSAVRITHLPTGIVVTCQNERSQLQNKARAMQVLAARLQAAAEEAADAEASAGRQSQVRTVDRSERIRTYNFPENRITDHRIGFKAHNLDAVLDGDMEALLDALGKADREARLAAE, from the coding sequence ATGGCAGGGACGACGCAGCCGTCGGCGATCGACGACATCCTGGCCGAGCACGCAGGTCTCGAGCAGCAGTTGGCCGATCCGGCACTGCACAACGATCCGACCGCGGCACGCAAGGCCGGCAAGCGCTTCGCCGAGCTCGCACCCGTCATGGCCACGTACGCCAAGCTCGTGGCGGCGCAGGAGGATCTCGAGGCCGCGCGTGAACTCGCCGCCGACGACTCCACCTTCGCGGCCGAGGTTCCCGCGCTCGAGGAGACGGTCACCGAGCTCGACAAGGCACTCACCGACCTGCTGGCCCCGCGGGATCCGCACGACGGCGACGACGTGGTGCTCGAGCTCAAGTCCGGCGAGGGCGGCGAGGAATCGGCGCTGTTCGCCTCCGACCTCGCCCGCATGTACGTCCGTCACGCCGAGCGGGCCGGCTGGAAGGTCGAGATCCTCGACGCCACGGTCTCCGACCTCGGCGGATACAAGGATGCGACCATCTCGATCAAGTCGAAGGGCGACGTCCGCGACGGTGTCTGGTCGCGCCTGAAGTTCGAGGGCGGCGTGCACCGCGTGCAGCGGGTGCCGGTGACCGAGTCGCAGGGACGCGTCCACACCTCCGCCGCCGGTGTGCTGATCTACCCCGAGCCCGAGGAGGTCGAGGAGGTGCAGATCGACGAGACCGATCTGCGCATCGACGTCTACCGCTCGTCGGGCAAGGGTGGCCAGGGCGTCAACACCACCGACTCCGCGGTGCGGATCACCCACCTGCCGACGGGCATCGTCGTGACCTGCCAGAACGAGCGTTCGCAGCTACAGAACAAGGCCCGCGCGATGCAGGTGCTCGCGGCACGCCTGCAGGCTGCCGCTGAGGAGGCCGCGGACGCCGAGGCGTCGGCGGGTCGTCAGAGCCAGGTCCGCACGGTCGACCGCTCCGAGCGCATCCGCACCTACAACTTCCCCGAGAACCGCATCACCGATCACCGCATCGGGTTCAAGGCGCACAACCTCGACGCGGTCCTCGACGGCGACATGGAAGCGCTGCTCGACGCCCTCGGCAAGGCCGACCGCGAAGCGCGTCTCGCTGCCGAGTAG
- a CDS encoding amidohydrolase, whose product MFSATAARLLTAAAFTTVTVAIGPALAHATPFDVQPAPAICPNGMGVADATPLPGGRLAISVDEPPPAGGGRVVWVNNSTGANGIATLTNNGTRAEFVADTGPGTVVTVLDGVYTNGTGQPCVLAQGGVATTVVP is encoded by the coding sequence ATGTTCTCCGCCACAGCGGCGCGCTTGCTGACCGCCGCAGCATTCACCACAGTCACCGTCGCGATCGGACCCGCTCTCGCGCACGCCACCCCGTTCGACGTACAGCCGGCACCGGCGATCTGCCCCAACGGGATGGGAGTCGCCGACGCCACTCCACTGCCCGGTGGACGGCTCGCGATCAGCGTCGACGAGCCGCCGCCGGCCGGCGGCGGCAGGGTCGTATGGGTCAACAACTCCACCGGCGCCAACGGCATCGCCACGCTCACCAACAACGGGACCCGCGCCGAGTTCGTCGCGGACACCGGACCGGGCACCGTCGTCACCGTGCTCGACGGTGTCTACACCAACGGCACCGGTCAGCCCTGTGTGCTGGCGCAGGGCGGCGTCGCCACCACCGTCGTCCCGTGA
- the prmC gene encoding peptide chain release factor N(5)-glutamine methyltransferase: MRQPIRLAIIEAAAELERAGVPSARVDAELLAAHLLGVERTRLGLVPLVDPPVIDEYRKLVARRAERIPLQYITGSTAMGNISLEVGPGVFVPRPETELLLAWALAHLESSGRRAPVVMDLCTGSGALALAIAHARPDAVVHAVELQPEALAWARRNSDRRREAGDTPIRLVQGDVTDRALLTELEGGVDLVVSNPPYIPEGAVLDPEVADHDPHTALFGGADGLSVIKPMVNNIARWLRIGGAVGVEHDDTNGAQVAELFRSRRVFDHVVEHPDLAGRPRFVVAHRVATDVEAAR; the protein is encoded by the coding sequence GTGAGACAACCCATCCGCCTGGCCATCATCGAGGCAGCCGCCGAGTTGGAGAGAGCCGGGGTCCCCTCGGCGCGGGTGGATGCCGAGCTCCTCGCCGCGCACCTGCTGGGCGTCGAACGGACGCGACTCGGCCTCGTGCCGCTGGTGGACCCGCCCGTGATCGACGAGTACCGCAAGCTCGTGGCGCGCCGCGCGGAACGTATTCCGCTGCAATACATCACGGGATCGACAGCGATGGGCAACATTTCGCTCGAGGTCGGGCCGGGGGTGTTCGTTCCGCGGCCGGAGACCGAACTCCTGCTGGCGTGGGCGCTCGCACATCTCGAGTCGTCCGGCCGCCGTGCGCCCGTCGTGATGGACCTGTGCACCGGATCCGGCGCACTGGCGCTGGCGATCGCGCACGCCAGGCCCGATGCCGTCGTCCATGCCGTGGAACTCCAGCCGGAGGCGCTGGCGTGGGCGCGCCGCAACTCCGATCGTCGGCGCGAGGCCGGCGACACTCCGATCCGCCTCGTCCAGGGCGACGTGACCGACCGCGCGTTGCTCACCGAACTCGAGGGTGGCGTCGACCTCGTCGTCTCCAATCCGCCGTACATTCCCGAGGGCGCCGTGCTGGACCCCGAAGTGGCCGACCACGATCCGCACACCGCGCTGTTCGGTGGGGCGGACGGGTTGTCGGTGATCAAGCCGATGGTCAACAACATTGCGCGGTGGCTGCGCATCGGCGGCGCGGTGGGCGTCGAGCACGACGACACCAACGGCGCCCAGGTCGCCGAACTGTTCCGGTCACGCCGGGTGTTCGATCACGTCGTCGAACATCCGGATCTCGCGGGTCGGCCCCGATTCGTGGTGGCGCACCGCGTGGCGACCGATGTCGAGGCGGCACGATGA
- a CDS encoding L-threonylcarbamoyladenylate synthase produces the protein MSTVYDCKQPDNREAGLTAAKNALRAGRLVVLPTDTLYGLGADAFDGDAVASLLRAKGRGRDMPVPVLVGSWNTIDGLVYSVRPQARDLIKAFWPGGLSLVVQQAPSLAWDLGDSRGTVMLRMPLHPVALDLLREVGPLAVSSANISGRPPATTVDEARDQLGGAASVYLDGGPAAHAVASTIVDLTGDEPRILREGAVSTADVAEVLGVTAESLLPGGA, from the coding sequence GTGAGCACCGTCTACGACTGCAAGCAACCCGACAACCGTGAAGCAGGACTGACCGCGGCCAAGAACGCGCTGCGGGCCGGCCGACTGGTCGTGCTGCCGACCGACACCCTGTACGGACTGGGCGCCGACGCGTTCGACGGTGACGCCGTCGCAAGCCTGCTCAGGGCCAAGGGGCGCGGTCGGGACATGCCGGTGCCGGTCCTGGTGGGGTCGTGGAACACGATCGACGGACTCGTCTACTCGGTGCGCCCGCAGGCACGCGACCTCATCAAGGCCTTCTGGCCCGGTGGTCTGAGTCTCGTTGTGCAGCAAGCGCCTTCGCTGGCCTGGGATCTCGGCGACAGCCGGGGGACGGTCATGCTGCGGATGCCGCTGCACCCGGTCGCGCTCGACCTCCTGCGTGAGGTGGGTCCGCTCGCGGTCTCGAGCGCCAACATCTCCGGACGCCCGCCGGCGACCACCGTCGACGAAGCCCGCGACCAGTTGGGCGGGGCCGCCAGCGTCTACCTCGACGGCGGACCGGCCGCCCACGCCGTCGCGTCGACGATCGTCGACCTCACCGGCGACGAGCCGCGCATCCTCCGCGAGGGAGCGGTGTCGACCGCCGACGTCGCCGAGGTGCTCGGTGTCACCGCGGAGAGTCTGCTGCCGGGAGGGGCGTAG
- a CDS encoding glycosyltransferase family 4 protein has translation MSPADTALLALAQGGNGAGVPLRELLLVLFTAAVVTFLGTGAVRVLAIRFGAVAVPRDRDVHVQPTPRLGGVGMYIGMLVALLFAQQLPALTRGFEFTTDISAVLVAGFVIVLVGVIDDRWGLDALTKFVGQVTAAGILVVMGVSWYIVFLPFGEGTTVILDQLQAGLVTVAVAVVMINAMNFVDGLDGLAAGLGLIASLAICAFSVGLLHDQGGDVSAYPPAMIAAALAGACLGFLPHNFQPARIFMGDSGSMLIGLTLAAVSTSASGRISLSAYGSRDLLGLLSPLLLVGAVMFIPILDLLLAIVRRTRAGVSPFSPDKMHLHHRLLQIGHSHRRVVLLIYLWVAVLAFGAVGSALIDRRVVVLLVAGGLVFALVVTAVPSWRGLQQDRRR, from the coding sequence GTGAGTCCTGCGGATACGGCCCTGCTGGCGCTCGCCCAGGGTGGCAACGGGGCGGGTGTGCCGCTGCGTGAGCTACTCCTGGTGCTGTTCACCGCAGCCGTCGTCACGTTCCTGGGGACGGGCGCGGTCCGGGTGCTCGCGATTCGCTTCGGGGCGGTCGCCGTGCCCCGCGACCGCGATGTCCACGTACAGCCCACGCCACGACTCGGTGGTGTCGGGATGTACATCGGCATGCTCGTCGCGCTCCTGTTCGCGCAGCAGCTACCGGCCCTGACACGTGGGTTCGAGTTCACGACCGACATCAGCGCGGTCCTGGTCGCCGGTTTCGTCATCGTGCTGGTCGGCGTGATCGACGATCGCTGGGGCCTCGACGCGCTCACCAAGTTCGTCGGTCAGGTGACCGCGGCCGGGATCCTCGTCGTCATGGGGGTCAGTTGGTACATCGTCTTCCTGCCGTTCGGCGAGGGCACCACGGTGATCCTCGATCAACTGCAGGCGGGCTTGGTGACGGTCGCGGTGGCGGTCGTGATGATCAACGCGATGAACTTCGTCGACGGCCTCGACGGCCTCGCGGCCGGGCTCGGGCTGATCGCGTCGCTCGCGATCTGTGCCTTCTCGGTGGGACTGCTCCACGACCAGGGCGGCGACGTCAGCGCGTACCCCCCGGCGATGATCGCGGCGGCCCTCGCCGGCGCCTGTCTGGGCTTCCTGCCGCACAACTTCCAGCCGGCCCGGATCTTCATGGGCGACTCCGGGTCGATGCTGATCGGTCTGACCCTGGCAGCGGTCTCGACGAGTGCGTCCGGCCGGATCAGTCTGAGTGCGTACGGGTCCCGGGATCTGCTCGGCCTGCTCTCACCGCTCCTGCTGGTGGGTGCGGTCATGTTCATTCCGATCCTCGATTTGCTGCTCGCCATCGTCCGGCGGACGCGTGCCGGGGTCAGCCCGTTCAGCCCGGACAAGATGCACCTGCACCATCGACTGCTGCAGATCGGTCACTCGCACCGTCGCGTCGTGTTGCTGATCTATTTGTGGGTCGCGGTGCTCGCGTTCGGAGCGGTCGGCTCGGCGCTGATCGATCGGCGGGTCGTGGTCCTACTGGTGGCCGGTGGACTGGTGTTCGCGCTGGTGGTCACGGCGGTCCCGTCATGGCGTGGATTGCAGCAGGATCGCCGCCGGTAG
- the atpB gene encoding F0F1 ATP synthase subunit A, which translates to MAAGEYHPPSLDDFYPPAVLFEGTAFELDRLMLIRLGMSALVALFFIIAMRSPKIVPRGIQNVGEIALDFVRINIAEEILGKEQGKRFLPVITTIFFVVLASNFASITPFLNISPNARIGMPLVLAALAYIVFNYVGIKKYGFFKYVKSSIVVPGVPLPLHFLLIPIEFISTFVLRPFTLMVRLMANMLAGHILLVLFFSATQYFFFTSGGFQAIFGVASLAAGIAFTFFELLVIFLQAYVFALLTSVYIDLALHADSH; encoded by the coding sequence ATGGCCGCGGGTGAATACCATCCGCCGTCACTCGATGATTTCTACCCGCCCGCAGTGCTGTTCGAGGGCACCGCCTTCGAACTCGACCGTCTGATGCTCATCCGCCTTGGGATGTCGGCGCTGGTGGCACTGTTCTTCATCATCGCGATGCGTAGCCCGAAGATCGTTCCGCGCGGTATCCAGAACGTTGGCGAGATCGCTCTCGATTTCGTCCGGATCAACATCGCGGAAGAGATCCTCGGCAAGGAGCAGGGAAAGCGTTTCCTGCCTGTCATCACGACCATCTTCTTCGTCGTGCTCGCCAGCAACTTCGCCAGCATCACGCCGTTCCTGAACATCTCGCCGAACGCTCGAATCGGTATGCCGCTCGTGCTCGCCGCACTGGCCTACATCGTGTTCAACTACGTGGGCATCAAGAAGTACGGCTTCTTCAAGTACGTGAAGTCCAGCATCGTGGTGCCTGGTGTGCCGCTGCCGCTGCACTTCCTGCTGATCCCGATCGAGTTCATCTCGACCTTCGTGCTCCGGCCGTTCACGCTGATGGTCCGTCTCATGGCCAACATGCTCGCCGGACACATCCTCCTGGTGCTGTTCTTCAGCGCTACGCAGTACTTCTTCTTCACCTCCGGAGGGTTCCAGGCGATCTTCGGTGTGGCCTCGCTGGCCGCCGGTATCGCCTTCACCTTCTTCGAGTTGCTGGTGATCTTCCTGCAGGCGTATGTCTTCGCCCTGCTGACCTCGGTGTACATCGACCTGGCTCTCCACGCCGACTCGCACTGA
- a CDS encoding ATP synthase F0 subunit C: MSVALQAVEVLAQDATTTFKGLGAVGYGLAAIGPGIGVGIVVGKAIEGMVRQPEMAGQVRTTMFLGIAFTEALALIGLVAGFIF; this comes from the coding sequence ATGAGCGTTGCGCTTCAGGCAGTTGAGGTCCTCGCGCAGGATGCGACCACGACTTTCAAGGGTCTCGGTGCAGTCGGCTACGGTCTCGCGGCCATCGGCCCCGGCATCGGCGTGGGCATCGTTGTGGGTAAGGCAATCGAGGGCATGGTCCGTCAGCCCGAGATGGCCGGCCAGGTTCGTACCACGATGTTCCTCGGTATTGCATTCACCGAGGCCCTCGCGCTGATCGGCCTCGTTGCCGGCTTCATCTTCTAA
- a CDS encoding F0F1 ATP synthase subunit B yields the protein MSTTIALLAAEGETHNPLLPATYDITWSIVALVVVGFVFWKFVLPMFQKVLAERTEQIDGGIKRAEEAQAEAKAALEQYHAQLAEARTEAAQIREEARTQGQQIIAEMKAQAQEESDRIVAAGHSQLVAQRQQIVTELRGDLGKTAVDLAEKVIGESLADDVKRAGTVDRFLNELDAVSADSAAGK from the coding sequence ATGTCAACCACCATCGCATTGCTCGCGGCCGAGGGGGAAACACACAACCCCCTCCTGCCCGCGACGTATGACATCACTTGGTCGATCGTTGCCCTGGTGGTCGTCGGGTTCGTCTTCTGGAAGTTTGTCCTTCCGATGTTCCAGAAGGTTCTCGCCGAGCGCACCGAGCAGATCGACGGCGGCATCAAGCGTGCCGAAGAGGCTCAGGCCGAGGCCAAGGCCGCGCTGGAGCAGTACCATGCCCAGCTCGCCGAGGCTCGCACCGAAGCCGCACAGATCCGCGAGGAAGCACGTACTCAGGGCCAGCAGATCATCGCTGAGATGAAGGCACAGGCTCAGGAGGAGAGCGACCGCATCGTCGCCGCCGGTCACAGCCAGCTCGTCGCCCAGCGTCAGCAGATCGTGACCGAGCTGCGGGGAGACCTCGGCAAGACCGCGGTCGACCTGGCCGAGAAGGTCATCGGGGAGTCTCTCGCCGACGACGTCAAGCGCGCCGGAACGGTTGATCGCTTCCTCAACGAGCTGGACGCAGTCAGCGCCGATTCCGCAGCAGGAAAGTGA
- a CDS encoding F0F1 ATP synthase subunit delta — protein MYAASREALTQTRAALTAALDSVSPGAATSAAAQAGSELFSVVEVLDGQRTLRSALADASTPAAGRQGLARQVFSGKVGAEALAALEAAAGRDWSTSADLLNSLVTVGRESLLRAAADQNQSDTVEDELFRLGRIVAGNPQLEQVLSDRSTPVAGKRELLSKLLYGKVTAITEALSIQAVGRLRTAPADAFDELSTLAAAQRNKAVAHVRSASALSSEQVDRLSATLTRTYGKPVTVHVEVEPALLSGMVVRVGHEVIDGSAAGRLAALRKTFK, from the coding sequence ATGTACGCAGCGAGCCGTGAAGCCCTGACGCAGACCCGTGCTGCGCTCACCGCGGCGTTGGATTCCGTCTCTCCCGGCGCGGCCACTTCGGCCGCGGCGCAGGCTGGATCCGAGCTGTTCTCGGTGGTCGAGGTTCTCGACGGTCAGCGCACTCTTCGGAGTGCCCTGGCCGACGCGTCCACGCCTGCCGCTGGTCGACAGGGCCTGGCCCGCCAGGTGTTCTCGGGGAAGGTCGGCGCCGAGGCGCTGGCAGCCCTCGAGGCCGCCGCGGGCCGGGACTGGTCGACCTCGGCGGATCTGCTGAACTCGCTGGTCACGGTCGGACGCGAGTCCCTGCTCCGGGCAGCGGCGGACCAGAACCAGAGCGACACGGTCGAGGACGAGCTCTTCCGCCTCGGCCGCATCGTTGCCGGCAATCCGCAGCTGGAGCAGGTCCTTTCGGATCGTTCGACGCCCGTCGCCGGCAAGCGCGAGCTGCTGTCGAAGCTGCTGTACGGCAAGGTCACCGCGATCACGGAGGCCCTCTCCATTCAGGCCGTGGGTCGCCTGCGGACCGCTCCCGCTGACGCGTTCGACGAACTGTCGACGCTGGCTGCGGCTCAGCGGAACAAGGCCGTTGCGCACGTGCGCAGCGCCTCGGCGTTGTCGAGCGAGCAGGTCGATCGCCTGTCGGCGACGCTGACCCGTACCTACGGCAAGCCCGTCACCGTGCACGTGGAGGTCGAACCCGCCCTCCTCAGTGGCATGGTCGTCCGGGTGGGCCACGAGGTCATCGACGGGAGCGCGGCCGGTCGCCTCGCTGCCCTGCGGAAGACCTTCAAGTAG
- the atpA gene encoding F0F1 ATP synthase subunit alpha, translating into MAELTISSDEIRSAIENYTASYSPEASREEVGTVSDTSDGIAHITGLPSAMANELLEFPGGVLGVALNLDATEIGAVVLGDYEHIEEGQEVKRTGDVLSVPVGDGYLGRVVDPLGRPIDGLGDIETTETRALELQAASVLERQPVEEPLQTGIKAIDAMTPIGRGQRQLVIGDRKTGKTAVCVDAILNQKANWATGDPKQQVRCIYVAIGQKGSTIAGVKQALEEQGAMEYTTIVAAPASDSAGFKWLAPYTGSAIGQHWMYQGKHVLIVFDDLTKQAEAYRAISLLLRRPPGREAYPGDVFYLHSRLLERSAKLSDELGGGSLTALPIIETKANDVSAYIPTNVISITDGQVFLESDLFNKGIRPAINVGISVSRVGGAAQTKGMKKVSGSLRLELAQFRELEAFSAFASDLDAASKAQLERGQRLVELLKQDQYSPIAVEDQIISIYLAGEGVFDSVPVGDVRRFEAELLEDLHRNAAGVYESIKGGKALDADSTAALMAATDKFKQGFLASDGSRVVNEAEAEALDASQVGQEKVTVKRTTVSK; encoded by the coding sequence ATGGCGGAGCTGACGATCTCCTCCGACGAGATCCGTAGCGCGATCGAGAACTACACCGCGAGCTACTCACCGGAGGCCTCCCGCGAGGAGGTCGGCACGGTGTCCGACACCAGCGACGGCATCGCTCACATCACCGGCCTGCCGTCGGCGATGGCCAACGAGCTGCTGGAGTTCCCGGGCGGTGTGCTCGGCGTGGCGCTGAACCTGGACGCGACGGAGATCGGCGCGGTCGTCCTGGGCGACTACGAGCACATCGAAGAGGGCCAGGAAGTCAAGCGGACCGGCGACGTTCTGTCGGTGCCGGTCGGCGACGGCTACCTGGGTCGTGTCGTGGACCCGCTGGGTCGTCCGATCGACGGCCTCGGCGACATCGAGACCACCGAGACTCGCGCGCTCGAGCTGCAGGCCGCTTCGGTGCTGGAGCGTCAGCCCGTCGAGGAGCCGCTGCAGACGGGTATCAAGGCCATCGACGCCATGACCCCGATCGGTCGCGGCCAGCGTCAGCTCGTCATCGGCGACCGTAAGACCGGCAAGACCGCGGTCTGCGTCGACGCCATCCTGAACCAGAAGGCAAACTGGGCGACCGGCGACCCGAAGCAGCAGGTCCGCTGCATCTACGTCGCGATCGGCCAGAAGGGCTCCACCATCGCCGGCGTCAAGCAGGCGCTCGAGGAGCAGGGCGCGATGGAGTACACCACCATCGTCGCTGCCCCGGCCTCCGATTCCGCCGGCTTCAAGTGGCTGGCCCCGTACACCGGTTCGGCCATCGGCCAGCACTGGATGTACCAGGGCAAGCACGTCCTCATCGTGTTCGACGACCTGACCAAGCAGGCCGAGGCGTACCGCGCCATCTCGCTGCTGCTGCGTCGTCCGCCGGGACGTGAGGCCTACCCGGGTGACGTCTTCTACCTGCACTCTCGTCTGCTGGAGCGTTCGGCCAAGCTGTCCGACGAGCTCGGTGGCGGTTCGCTGACGGCTCTGCCGATCATCGAGACCAAGGCCAACGACGTCTCGGCGTACATCCCGACCAACGTCATCTCGATCACCGACGGCCAGGTCTTCCTCGAGTCCGACCTGTTCAACAAGGGCATCCGCCCCGCGATCAACGTCGGTATCTCGGTCTCCCGAGTCGGTGGCGCCGCACAGACCAAGGGCATGAAGAAGGTCTCCGGTTCGCTGCGTCTCGAGCTGGCCCAGTTCCGTGAGCTCGAGGCCTTCTCGGCCTTCGCCTCCGACCTGGACGCCGCTTCGAAGGCTCAGCTCGAGCGTGGCCAGCGCCTCGTCGAGCTGCTCAAGCAGGACCAGTACTCGCCGATCGCGGTCGAGGACCAGATCATCTCGATCTACCTCGCCGGCGAAGGCGTGTTCGACTCGGTTCCCGTCGGCGACGTCCGTCGCTTCGAGGCCGAGCTGCTCGAGGACCTGCACCGCAACGCTGCCGGTGTCTACGAGTCGATCAAGGGCGGCAAGGCCCTCGACGCCGATTCGACCGCAGCCCTCATGGCGGCCACCGACAAGTTCAAGCAGGGCTTCCTCGCCTCCGACGGAAGCCGTGTCGTGAACGAGGCCGAGGCTGAAGCTCTCGACGCTTCCCAGGTCGGCCAGGAGAAGGTCACCGTCAAGCGCACCACTGTCAGCAAGTGA
- a CDS encoding F0F1 ATP synthase subunit gamma, with amino-acid sequence MASIRELRSRIKSVNSTKKITKAQELIATSRITKAQARVAASKPYAEEITKVLSELASASASLDHPLLNERANPKRAAVLVVTSDRGMCGGYNSNALKEAEELFQLLRSEGKEPVIYVLGSKGLGYYTFRGRNIGGSWTGFSQEPGYADAAKASRHLVELFMAGSGAEVEAPNGEGTIEGVDELHIVYTRFVSMLTQKPEVRRMAPLEVDYTEDHIELGEDILSNGQHDGKSGPVAGYDFEPEAGTLLSALLPKYVSTRIYSALLDSAASESAARRTAMKAATDNANELVNTLSRQANQARQAQITQEISEIVGGANALASSAGSD; translated from the coding sequence ATGGCAAGCATCCGCGAACTGCGTTCTCGCATCAAGTCGGTCAACTCGACCAAGAAGATCACCAAGGCGCAGGAACTGATCGCGACTTCGCGTATCACGAAGGCGCAGGCCCGGGTTGCGGCTTCCAAGCCGTACGCCGAGGAGATCACCAAGGTGCTCTCCGAGCTGGCCAGTGCTTCGGCGTCGCTCGATCACCCGCTGCTCAACGAGCGTGCGAACCCGAAGCGCGCCGCTGTCCTGGTCGTCACCAGTGACCGCGGTATGTGTGGCGGTTACAACTCCAATGCCCTCAAGGAGGCGGAGGAGCTGTTCCAGCTGCTGCGCTCCGAGGGTAAGGAGCCCGTGATCTACGTGCTCGGTTCCAAGGGACTCGGCTACTACACCTTCCGCGGCCGCAACATCGGCGGATCGTGGACCGGCTTCTCCCAGGAGCCCGGTTACGCGGATGCCGCGAAGGCGAGCCGTCACCTGGTCGAGCTGTTCATGGCCGGATCCGGTGCCGAGGTCGAGGCACCGAACGGGGAAGGCACGATCGAGGGCGTCGACGAGCTCCACATCGTCTACACGCGCTTCGTCTCGATGCTCACCCAGAAGCCGGAAGTCCGGCGGATGGCCCCGCTCGAGGTGGACTACACCGAGGATCACATCGAGCTGGGCGAGGACATCCTGTCCAACGGCCAGCACGACGGCAAGTCGGGTCCGGTGGCTGGCTACGACTTCGAGCCCGAGGCCGGCACGCTGCTGTCGGCTCTGCTGCCGAAGTACGTCAGCACGCGTATCTACTCGGCTCTGCTGGACTCCGCCGCCTCGGAGTCTGCCGCCCGTCGTACCGCGATGAAGGCCGCGACGGATAATGCGAACGAACTGGTGAACACCCTGAGCCGTCAGGCAAACCAGGCTCGCCAGGCCCAGATCACCCAGGAAATCAGCGAGATCGTCGGTGGCGCGAATGCGCTGGCCTCGAGCGCAGGAAGTGACTAG